In the genome of Rhodamnia argentea isolate NSW1041297 chromosome 3, ASM2092103v1, whole genome shotgun sequence, one region contains:
- the LOC115730241 gene encoding ubiquinol oxidase 2, mitochondrial-like codes for MMIGPRHGSKLAGATLAALGQRMFATASVARGFTGEASTGARYFYSVPPRGMPTAWLGAPAIGLRHESTLALGEKEAQQQIPAKDKRGIAGSDGARKGEKAIASYWGVESPKVTKGDGTEWRWTCFRPWETYKADMSIDLKKHHAPLTFLDKLAFWTVKSLRYPTDLFFQRRYGCRAMMLETVAAVPGMVGGLLLHCKSLRRFEHSGGWIKALLEEAENERMHLMSFMEVAQPRWYERALVFTVQGIFFNAYFLGYLISPKFAHRVVGYLEEEALHSYTEFLKELDKGNIENVPAPAIAMDYWQLPEGSTLRDVVLVVRADEAHHRDVNHFASDIHYQGRELREAPAPLGYH; via the exons ATGATGATCGGACCACGCCACGGCAGCAAGCTCGCCGGCGCCACCCTGGCAGCGCTGGGCCAGAGGATGTTCGCGACAGCCTCCGTCGCGCGCGGCTTCACCGGCGAGGCCTCGACGGGAGCGAGGTATTTCTACTCCGTTCCCCCTCGCGGCATGCCGACCGCGTGGCTTGGGGCTCCGGCGATCGGGCTGCGCCACGAGAGCACCTTGGCTCTCGGAGAGAAAGAGGCGCAGCAGCAGATACCGGCGAAGGACAAGCGCGGGATCGCTGGTTCCGACGGAGCGAGGAAGGGCGAGAAAGCGATCGCCAGTTATTGGGGCGTGGAGTCTCCGAAGGTCACCAAGGGTGACGGTACCGAGTGGAGGTGGACTTGCTTCCGG CCCTGGGAGACGTACAAGGCGGACATGTCGATAGATCTGAAGAAGCACCACGCTCCGTTGACGTTTTTGGACAAATTGGCCTTCTGGACGGTCAAGTCCTTGAGATACCCAACTGACTTATTCTTCCAG AGAAGATATGGCTGCCGAGCGATGATGCTAGAGACCGTGGCGGCGGTACCCGGCATGGTCGGAGGATTGCTTCTGCACTGCAAATCGCTGAGGCGGTTTGAGCACAGTGGTGGTTGGATCAAAGCCTTGCTAGAAGAGGCCGAGAATGAACGCATGCACCTCATGAGCTTCATGGAAGTTGCACAGCCAAGATGGTACGAGCGTGCGCTCGTGTTTACAGTCCAGGGCATCTTCTTCAACGCCTACTTCCTGGGCTATCTGATCTCTCCCAAATTCGCTCACCGGGTGGTTGGTTACCTCGAAGAAGAGGCCTTACACTCCTACACTGAGTTCCTGAAGGAGTTGGACAAAGGAAATATCGAGAATGTCCCAGCTCCAGCCATTGCCATGGACTATTGGCAGCTCCCTGAAGGGTCCACTCTAAGGGATGTCGTGCTTGTGGTGAGGGCAGATGAGGCACATCACCGGGATGTGAACCACTTTGCATCG GACATACATTATCAGGGACGTGAGCTGAGGGAAGCTCCTGCTCCACTTGGGTATCACTGA
- the LOC115730242 gene encoding ubiquinol oxidase 3, mitochondrial-like, translated as MNPVAATKMSGLLLRQLSQRVLSTSACRGLVAETSANLRHVGSVGGVRYKSTQATDAAQEEKGESSKAISSYWGIAPPKITKEDGSAWKWNCFRPWEAYTADVSIDVEKHHKPNNMMDKFAYWTVQTLKIPVGLFFQRRHMCHAMLLETVAAVPGMVGGMLLHCKSLRRFEHSGGWIKALLEEAENERMHLMTFCEIAQPAWYERAIVFAVQGAFFNAYFVAYVVSPKLAHRIVGYLEEEAVISYTEFLKDLDNGSFENRPAPAIAIDYWRLPPDSTLRDVIVVIRADEAHHRDLNHYASDIQCQGHELKEAPAPIGYH; from the exons ATGAACCCCGTCGCCGCAACCAAGATGTCCGGCCTGCTGCTCCGGCAGCTCAGCCAGCGGGTCCTCTCGACATCGGCCTGCCGGGGTCTGGTGGCCGAGACGTCGGCTAACTTGAGGCACGTGGGTTCGGTCGGTGGGGTCCGATACAAGAGCACTCAGGCCACTGATGCCGCGCAGGAGGAGAAGGGCGAGAGCAGCAAGGCCATCTCTAGCTACTGGGGGATCGCTCCACCTAAGATCACCAAAGAGGACGGCTCGGCCTGGAAATGGAACTGCTTCAGG CCTTGGGAGGCTTACACGGCGGATGTTTCCATCGATGTGGAGAAGCACCATAAACCAAACAACATGATGGACAAGTTTGCTTACTGGACTGTTCAGACTCTCAAAATCCCCGTTGGGCTCTTCTTTCAG AGGCGGCACATGTGCCACGCGATGCTGCTGGAGACGGTGGCGGCCGTGCCGGGCATGGTCGGCGGGATGCTCCTGCACTGCAAGTCCCTCCGGCGGTTCGAGCACAGCGGCGGGTGGATCAAGGCGCTCCTGGAGGAGGCGGAGAACGAGCGGATGCACCTCATGACCTTCTGCGAGATCGCGCAGCCCGCGTGGTACGAGCGGGCGATCGTGTTCGCCGTCCAGGGCGCCTTCTTCAACGCCTACTTCGTGGCCTACGTGGTCTCTCCGAAGCTGGCGCACAGGATCGTTGGGTACCTGGAGGAAGAGGCGGTGATCTCCTACACCGAGTTCCTCAAGGACTTGGACAACGGCAGTTTCGAGAACAGGCCGGCGCCCGCGATCGCCATCGATTACTGGAGGCTGCCTCCGGACTCGACGCTGAGGGACGTGATCGTGGTGATCCGAGCCGACGAGGCTCATCACAGGGACCTTAACCACTATGCATCG GACATACAATGCCAAGGACATGAGCTGAAGGAGGCCCCTGCTCCAATCGGATATCATTGA
- the LOC115730243 gene encoding acyl-CoA-binding protein, with amino-acid sequence MGLKEDFKEYAEKAKTLPENTTNESKLILYGLYKQATVGPVNTSRPGMFNMRDRAKWDAWKAVKGKSSEQAMNDYITKVKQLLEEATASA; translated from the exons ATGGGTTTGAAG GAGGACTTCAAGGAATATGCTGAGAAAGCCAAGACCTTGCCAGAGAACACAACCAATGAGAGCAAGCTCATCCTCTATGGGCTTTACAAGCAAGCCACGGTTGGACCAGTGAACACCA GTCGCCCTGGAATGTTCAACATGAGGGATCGGGCGAAGTGGGATGCATGGAAGGCTGTTAAAG GGAAATCATCGGAGCAAGCAATGAATGATTACATCACAAAGGTGAAGCAGCTGTTGGAAGAAGCTACTGCCTCTGCTTAA
- the LOC115730240 gene encoding LOW QUALITY PROTEIN: urea-proton symporter DUR3 (The sequence of the model RefSeq protein was modified relative to this genomic sequence to represent the inferred CDS: inserted 1 base in 1 codon) yields MAAGSSLTRCPPLGFGAKYYHVSADGGSCVRQSSFFGGQAVLNQGVGYSVILGFGAXFAVFTSFLVWLEKRYVGSRHTSEWFNTAGRNVKTGLIASVIVSQWTWAATILQSSNVAWEYGVSGPFWYASGATIQVLLFGIMAIEIKRKAPHAHTVCEIVRARWGTAAHIVFLVFCFMTNIIVTAMLLLGGSAVVNALTGVNIYAASFLIPLGVIVYTLAGGLKATFLASYIHSVIVHLVLVIFVYLVYTASNELGSPSVVYSHLLEVVSKSRSCQEPISHSGQSCGPVSGNYDGSYLTMLSSGGLVFGIINIVGNFGTVFVDNGYWVSAIAARPSSTHKGYLLGGLVWFAVPFSLATSLGLGALALDLPITASEASHGLVPPATAIALMGKGGAILLLTMLFMAVTSAGSSELIAVSSLCTYDIYRTYINPNASGKKILQVSRSIILGFGCFMGVLAVILNKAGVSLGWMYLAMGVIVGSAVIPIGFMLLWRKANAFGAILGTICGCILGIVTWLVVASVEYGRVNLDTTGRNAPMLAGNLVSILTGGAIHAICSLLWPQNYDWETTKEITMVEKDKTELPSEEFKEEKLMRAKAWIVRWGIGFTLLIVVLWPVLSLPARDFSKGYFTFWAVIAIAWGTIGSAVIIALPVMESWQTIQSVCIGMFTNDRLMEKIQELNVKLQAIVTAIPEAERLYLLEVEKTKKLDASEQQVLPA; encoded by the exons ATGGCCGCTGGTTCTTCTCTAACGCGGTGTCCTCCGTTGGGGTTCGGAGCGAAGTACTACCATGTGTCTGCGGATGGAGGAAGCTGTGTGAGGCAGAGCAGCTTCTTTGGAGGCCAAGCTGTGCTCAATCAGGGCGTTGGGTATTCGGTCATTCTTGGGTTCGGTG TTTTTGCTGTCTTCACCTCTTTCCTG GTCTGGCTGGAGAAGCGTTATGTCGGGTCGCGCCACACTTCTGAATGGTTCAACACTGCAGGAAGGAATGTCAAAACTGGACTAATAGCTAGTGTCATCGTTTCTCAG TGGACGTGGGCCGCTACAATCTTGCAAAGCTCAAATGTCGCCTGGGAATACGGAGTTAGTGGGCCGTTCTGGTATGCGAGCGGTGCTACGATCCAG GTACTCTTGTTCGGTATAATGGCTATAGAGATcaaaagaaaagctcctcatgcTCACACTGTCTGCGAAATCGTGAGAGCTCG TTGGGGAACTGCTGCGCATATCGTTTTCCTCGTCTTCTGCTTCATGACGAACATAATCGTCACTGCAATGTTGCTTCTCGGCGGCTCTGCTGTCGTAAATGCTCTGACTGGAGTGAACATATATGCCGCTAGCTTCTTGATCCCCCTCGGAGTGATTGTCTACACTTTGGCTGGAGGCCTAAAGGCCACCTTCTTGGCGAGCTACATACATTCTGTTATAG TGCACCTGGTTTTAGTAATCTTCGTCTACTTGGTATACACGGCAAGCAACGAGCTCGGTAGCCCGAGCGTCGTTTACAGTCATCTCTTGGAGGTAGTGAGCAAATCAAGATCATGTCAGGAGCCAATTTCCCACAGCGGGCAATCTTGCGGTCCTGTTAGTGGGAACTACGATGGATCTTATTTGACAATGTTAAGCTCTGGAGGGCTCGTGTTCGGTATTATCAACATTGTCGGCAACTTTGGTACCGTCTTTGTCGACAAT GGATACTGGGTGAGCGCCATAGCTGCAAGACCCTCATCAACACACAAGGGCTATTTGTTAGGCGGACTAGTGTGGTTTGCTGTGCCGTTCTCACTGGCCACGTCCCTCGGTCTAGGAGCGCTTGCGCTTGATTTGCCGATTACAGCGAGCGAAGCAAGCCATGGACTTGTTCCTCCAGCTACAGCTATTGCCTTGATGGGGAAAGGAGGAGCAATCCTCCTCCTCACTATGCTCTTCAT GGCCGTGACGTCCGCCGGTTCCTCCGAACTAATAGCGGTGTCTTCATTGTGCACATATGACATCTACCGTACTTACATCAATCCAAACGCGAGCGGAAAGAAAATCCTCCAAGTTTCAAGGAGCATCATCCTTGGGTTCGGGTGCTTCATGGGAGTGCTCGCCGTGATCTTGAACAAGGCCGGAGTCTCGCTTGGCTGGATGTACCTCGCGATGGGAGTGATCGTCGGCTCGGCTGTCATCCCCATCGGGTTCATGCTCCTCTGGAGGAAGGCAAACGCGTTTGGCGCGATTCTCGGGACCATCTGCGGGTGCATCCTGGGAATCGTAACTTGGTTGGTGGTCGCGAGCGTTGAGTATGGCCGGGTGAATCTGGACACCACTGGGAGGAATGCGCCGATGCTCGCGGGGAATCTCGTCTCGATCCTTACTGGTGGGGCCATCCATGCCATCTGCAGCTTACTGTGGCCTCAAAACTATGATTGGGAAACCACCAAGGAGATCACCATGGTTGAAAAGGATAAGACTGAGCTGCCGTCGGAGGAGTTCAAGGAAGAGAAGCTGATGAGGGCCAAGGCATGGATCGTGAGATGGGGCATCGGGTTCACTCTCCTCATCGTCGTGTTGTGGCCGGTTCTCTCGCTCCCAGCAA GGGACTTCAGTAAAGGGTACTTTACATTCTGGGCGGTCATTGCGATAGCGTGGGGAACCATCGGGTCTGCAGTTATCATCGCTCTGCCGGTGATGGAGAGCTGGCAGACTATCCAGAGTGTCTGCATCGGCATGTTCACAAATGACCGGCTAATGGAAAAGATCCAAGAACTCAACGTCAAGTTACAGGCAATCGTAACGGCGATACCCGAAGCGGAAAGATTGTATCTCCTCGAGGTGGAAAAGACCAAAAAACTGGATGCTAGTGAGCAACAAGTCTTGCCTGCTTAG